One region of Apus apus isolate bApuApu2 chromosome W, bApuApu2.pri.cur, whole genome shotgun sequence genomic DNA includes:
- the LOC127395213 gene encoding 60S ribosomal protein L37-like → MTKGTSSFGKRRNKTHTLCRRCGSKAYHLQKSTCGKCGYPAKRKRKYNWSVKAKRRNTTGTGRMRHLKRVHRRFRNGFREGTMPKPKRAAVAASSSL, encoded by the exons ATG aCGAAGGGTACATCATCATTTGGTAAACGACGAAATAAGACACACACTTTGTGTCGTCGATGTGGGTCCAAGGCATACCATCTGCAGAAATCTACCTGTGGGAAATGTGGTTATCCTGCAAAGCGTAAGAGAAAGT ATAACTGGAGTGTAAAGGCCAAAAGACGCAACACCACTGGTACTGGTCGCATGAGGCATCTGAAAAGGGTCCACCGTCGATTCAG GAATGGATTCCGTGAGGGAACCATGCCGAAGCCCAAGAGAGCAGCTGTTGCAGCCTCCAGTTCATTGTAA